The genomic region GCCGCGGCGGAGATCCAGCGTCCGATGCGGGCCCAGGCGTTGTCGTCGTGCAGGTGCCCGGAGACGGACCGGAAGGGGATGCCGCCGCGCCGGAAGACGTTGGCTATCTCGGGCAGCGGGCACTGGCCGCAGTAGGCGAGCCATTTGCCCGTGTCCGTCGAGGCATGGTCCATCGCCTTCGTCGGCTGCAGGTCGATGACCAGGACCGGCGCGCCCGTGCGTTGCGCGATCGGCAGCACCATGGAAGCCGTCAGATACGTGGTCAGGAACGTCACCACGATGTCGCAGTCGGCCACGCGCAGCGTCTCGGCCGCCTTCGCCGCGTCGTGCGGATCGGAGATGAAGCCCGCGTCCACGACGTCGCAGCCCATGTCCTCGAACCGGCCTGTCACGAACCGCGCGGATGCGCGGAGTTGGTCGAGCAGACCCGGGAACTGCGGCCAGTACGCGCCGAGTCCACCGGCTACGAGGCCGACGCGGGTGCGCCGCCGGGTGATACGGGCGAGCGACTCGCCGATCGGGGCTTGCTCGTGGGTGTCACTCATCGAAGCGTGCCTCTCTGGTCGGGCGGGGGCGGGCGGGGCAGACGGGGTTGGGCGGGGGTGGTCGACTCAGGCAGCGCGCGCTGAACCCAGGCCGTCCGCGTACCGCACGGCGTCGAGGGTCTCGTCGAGCCGGGCGGCGGGGACGTACTGGCCGAAGGTGTCGTTGCCGAAGAACGAGACCCCGTCGACGTGCGCGGCGTGCTGCCGCAGGACGTCCCGCTGGTAGACGTACGAGCGCCGGTCGTCGAGATGTGTGCGGTACCAGTACCAGGGGTCGACGAAGTCCAGGCCGAACAGAACCCGCGGACCCTCGGTCCCGCTGGTCCCGCTGGTCCCGCTGGTCCCGCCGGTTCCGGCAGCCGACAGGGCCGCCTTGCTCAGGAGGTTGGGCACGATCTCCGTGCGTTCGACGAGGACCGCGAACGTGGATACGAGGACGGCGTCGAGCGTCGCGTAGCAGGCGTCCGTCATTCCCCAGGCCTCGCGCTCGACCTCCGCGCGCCAGTAGGTGTCCATCCAGTACACGAGACGGCCGTCCATCCGCGCGCGCATCTGGAGGAAGAAGCGTTCGATGCCCGCGACCCGTTCGGGCGTCAGCTTCCGGGCGTTGTCGGGATGCCAGAAGCCGATCAGCCCGAACTGGTTGCCGAGCATCACCCCGTCGAGGCCGAAGTCGTCGACGAACGCGGCGGTCTGGGCCGCGACGAAGTCACCGGCGGGCACACCGGCCGGGACGCCGTCGGGGAAGGCACGGTACGGACGTGGGTCGGCGGCCAGCGGCAGCGTGACGTCGATGACGCCGGGAATCATGTGTCCGCCGGCGTCCGCGGCGGCCGACGACACCTCAGGGTGCCGTTCGGTCTTCCACTCGCTGCGGCAGAACTCGGGGCCGGGTTCCAGGTATTCGAGCAGCCGCAGCCGCACACCGCGGCGCTCGGCGACCCGTCGTACGGCCGCGTACACGCCTGCCAGCAGGTCGTAGTCCATGGGCTGCTCGGACAGGGTGAACATGGGGCCCGCCGAATAGGGGTTGGCCGAGCGCTCGCCCCCTTCCCGTACGCGCGTCAGCCAGTCGGCGTTGTGGCTGCGGGCGAGTCTGGCGGGACCGCCCGGCTCGGTGTCGGCCGCGTAGCAGTTGTAGCGGGCCCAGTCGAAGCGTTCGTCGCGCCGCCCGGTGTAGTTGAGGATGTGGTCGCCGTTGCCCGCGCAGAAGACGAGGGTGAGGTCGCGGTCCGCCGTCCAGGCCGCGTGGTGGTCGAAGAATGCCTCGATGCCGGATCCGGGGTCGGCCAGGTCGTCGAAGACCTTCGGCGTGAGCCACAGGCACGCTTCGAGGCGGGCGCGGGAGTGCGTCACGGCAGGGGTTCCTCATCGGTTGGTTCGGGGAGCCGGCCGTGCGCCGGGCTCATGCGAGGTGCGGGCGGGCCGCGTGGCGGGTGTGGCATGTGCGGGAGGTGCGGGCGGGCTCCGCGAGATATGCCGCCGTGGGGCGGCCCGGCCCGCGGCGGTCACCAGCGGGGCAGTCACCGGCGCGGCAGCCATTACGCGGCAGCCAACGCGGCAGTCACCAGCGCGGCAGTCCAGGGTCGTACGCGGGGTCCACGCGCCTCATGTACGCGGTGTCGTCACGGCGTTCGCGGCCGGACTCCAGGTAGGCGCGGTGGAGCCGGTCGAGGGCTTCGTGGTCGAGTTCGACGCCCAGGCCGGGACCGGTGGGCACCCGCACGCTTCCCTGGGCGAACCGCAGGGCTCCGGGCTTGACCACATCGTGCTCGGCGTTCCACGGGTAGTGGGTGTCGCAGGCATAGGTGAGCTCGGGCACGGTGGCGGCGAGGTGGGTCATCGCGGCCAGGCTGATGCCCAGATGCGAGTTGGAGTGCATGGAGAGGCCGATGCCCAACGCCTCGCACAGCACGGCCAGTTCACGGCTGCGCCGCAGACCGCCCCAGAGGTGGTGGTCGAGCAGCAGCACCTGGACGGCGTCGTGCCGCACGGCCGGCCGGACGTGCTCCACATTCGACACGATCATGTTGGTCGCGAGCGGCATGTCCGCCGAGCGCGCGACCTCCCCCATCCCCGCGATGCCGGGCGTGGGGTCCTCCAGATATTCGAGTACGCCGGTCAGCTCACGGGCGACCCGGCGGGAAGTCTCCACGCTCCACGCCGCGTTGGGGTCGATGCGCAGCGGCAGTCCGGGAAAGGCGGCGGCGAGGGCGCGGACGGCGGCGATCTCCTGGTCGGGCGGGAAGACACCGCCCTTGAGCTTGAGGGAGCCGAAGCCGTACAGGTCGATCATCCGGCGCGCCTGGTCGACCAGCCCGTCCGGGTCGAGCGCCGCGCCCCACTCGTCGGCGAGGGCGGGCCTTCCGTCGAGCGGCGGGTGCTCGGCCCACTTGTAGAAGAGGTAGCCGCTGTACGGGACCGCGTCGCGGACCGCCCCGCCGAGCAGATCGCTGACCGAGCGGCCGGTCAGCTTCCCCTGGGCGTCCAGCATGGCGACCTCCAGCGGGGACCACGCCGAGTCACGTTCCTCGACTCGCGAGGTCTCGACCGGCGATGTCCCCGCGCGCAGCGCGTCGTGCACGGCGTGGCGCGCGCGTCCCGTGGCGAAGACGTCCAGCCCGCGCACCGCGTCCGCGGCGGCACGGAGCCGTTCGGTCTCGGTGCGTCCGCCGGGACATTCGCCCAGGCCGACGGTGCCGTCCTCAAGATGAAGCTGTACGACGCAGCGCAGCACCAAGGGCTCGTGCACGCCCGTGCTGTTGAGCAGCGGCGGGTCGCCGAAGGCGATGGGCGTAACGGTGACGTCGACGATCTTCATGTGATCTCCACCCACGGTGAGTCCGCCTGATCGGTTCATATATGTGATACAAGTTCACGCTTACGAAGCTTTGGACGTACGCTAGAAACGTTTCAATCCCTACGTCAAGGGCTGTGCCGCCAGCCGTCACGACCTCGAAGAAATCTCGAAGAAATCCGGCTGAGCGTGTCGATCCGGGTGCTCTTCGCTCGACGCACGGGTGAGAGGGAAGGTGGGACAAGCCCCGCCCCCGTACCGAGAAACTCAGGGAGTCACCATGCCTCGCTACCTGTCGATGATCCGTATCGACGAGCAGAACGCGCCCGCCGAGGGTCCGAGCGACGCGCTCATGGAGCGGATGGGGGAGCTGATCGAGGAGATGACGAAGGCGGGGGTGCTGCTGGACACGTCGGGCCTGAAGCCGACCGCCGAGGGGACGCGGGTGCGGTGGGAGGGCGGCGAGATGTCCGTCACCGACGGGCCGTTCACCGAGGCCAAGGAGGTCGTCGGCGGATACGCGATGCTGCAGGCCAAGGACATGGCCGAGGCGGTCGAGTGGACCAAGCGGTTCCTCCAGATCCACGAGGCACACTGGACGGTCACCTGCGAGGTCCGGGAAATCGTCGAAGGCTGAGCCTTGGTCGTACGGGCCCGGGGGTGTCTGATGGTGGAACGTGACACCAGAACCATCAGAACCATCAGCGGACGCCCCCGCCCGCGCCATCGAAACCGTCTTCCGCATCGAGTCGCCCCGCATCATCGCCGGTGTCGCGCGCATCGTGCGGGACGTCGGGATCGCGGAGGAACTGGCGCAGGACGCGCTGGTCGCCGCCTTGGAGCAGTGGCCCCGGGAGGGGGTGCCCGACAACCCCGGGGCGTGGCTCATGGCCACGGCCAAGCACCGGGCGATCGATCTCGTACGCCGGCGTGAGCGGTACGCGCGCAAGCTGGCGGAGATGGGGCGCAACCTGGAGGCCGCCGCGCCGCACGGGCACGTGGACGAACCGGCCGACCCGGACGACATCGACGACGACCTGCTGCGACTCGTCTTCACCGCCTGTCATCCCGTGCTGTCCGCCGAGGCCCGCATCGGCCTCACCCTGCGGCTGCTCGGCGGGCTGACCACCGTCGAGATCGCCCGTGCCTACCTCGTCCCGGAGGCGACCGTCGCCCAGCGCATCGTGCGCGCCAAGCGGACGCTCGCCGCGAAGAGCGTCGCCTTCGAGGTGCCGTACGGGCCCGAGCGCGAGGCCCGGCTCGGGTCCGTACTCGAAGTCATCTACCTGATCTTCAACGAGGGGTACGCGGCCACCGCGGGCGACGACCTGCTGCGCCCCGCGCTCTGCGAGGACGCCCTCCGACTCGCCCGCGTGCTGGCCGAGTTGATGCCCAAGGAACCCGAAGTGCACGGACTGGTCGCCCTGTTGGAGATCCAGGCGTCGCGGTCGGCCGCGCGCACCGGGCCGTCGGGCGAGCCCGTACTCCTCAAGGACCAGCAGCGTTCCCGCTGGAACCGGCTCCTCATCCGGCGCGGTTTCGCCGCCCTCGCCCGTGCGGAGACCGTGTCCACGGGGGCCATGTCCACGGGGGGTGTTCCGGGGCCGTACGTCCTCCAGGCCGCCATCGCCGCGTGCCACGCCCACGCCCATACGTACGAGGAGACCGACTGGGCGCGGATCGCCACGTTGTACGGGCTGCTTGCAGCCCGCGCTCCGTCTCCGGTGGTGGAGCTGAACCGGGCCGTCGCCGTGTCCATGGCCGACGGGCCCGAGGCCGGGCTCGCCATCGTGGACGCGCTGGCCGCCGAACCGGCGTTGCGGGGCTATCACTTGCTGCCCAGTGTGCGGGGGGATCTGCTGGAGCGGGTCGGGCGGGTGGAGGAGGCGCGGGAGGAGTTCGAGCGGGCAGCTTCTTTGACGCGGAATGAGCGGGAGAGGGGGCTTTTGCTGGAGCGGGCCCGTTCCGCGCACTAGCTCCGCCGGGGCGCTCCACTGGGGGCGGGTCTGAGGCTGCGGGTTTGTGGGGGCTGAGCGCGCGGTTCCCCGCGCCCTCAACGGGGCGTGGTAGCCCGAACGCGTCACCCACCGAGACCCCGTCCCCGTGCCGTGTCACGGTGGGACCACCTGTTGCCACCACCGGACCCAGGAGCCCCGCCATGGCAGATCTGCAGGATGAACTGCACGAAACCGCCGAGGTCGGCGAGCTGGATCACCCCGCTGTCGAGGGGGAGTTCGAGCGGCGGAAGGCGGCTGATGTCGATGCCGACGCGAAACCGGACGCGGAACCGGACGCGGACGGGGACGACGACCCCCTCGTCCGCGCGCACGCCCTCCTCGCCGCTCACCCCGTCGCCGACGGCTACAGCGGGCTGCCGTGGGCGCTGCGGCACCTGCCCTGGTACGACCTGGAGCTCGGCGAGAGCACGGTCGACACGGATGTGCCCCGGCTGAGGGAAGGGCACGTGGGGGCGTTGTTCTGGTCGCTGCATCTGTCCGAGGGGCTCGTCGGCGAGCGGGCCGTCGGGGCCACCCTGGAGCAGTTCGACCTGGCGAAGAGCGTGGTGGAGGCCCATCCGGAGGGCCTGCGGATGGCACACAGCGCGGCGCAGATCACGGACGCCAGGAACTACGGGCGGGTCGCCGTGGTGCTTGGTCCCGCGGCCGCCGCCGCGCTGGACGACTCGCTGGGCATCCTGCGCGCGCTGCACACTCTCGGCCTGCGCGTTCTCACCCTCTCCGGCGTGTCCTGGGCCGGCGAGAACGGGCTGACCAGGTTCGGTGAGGAGGTCGTACGCGAGGTGAACCGCATCGGCGTACTCATCGACCTGTCCGGCGCCTCCGACGCGACCGTCCGCCGCGCCCTCGGCATCTCCAAGACCCCGGTCGTGTGCACCCGCTCCGCCGCCCGCGCCCTGCGCCCCCACCCGGCGAACCTCCCCGACGACGTGCTCGTCGAACTCGGCGCCACCAAGGGCCTGTGCCTCGTGCCGCTGACCGCCGAGCAGACGGGCCCGTCGATACGGGACGTCGCTGACCACCTCGACCACGTACGCGCGCTCGCGGGCCCGGAGTGCGTCGGCCTCTCGGGGACGTACGACTCCGGGGCCGCCCACCCCCAGGACCTGTCCGACGCCTCGGGCTATCCGCGCCTCGTCGCCGAACTCCTCGTCCGCGGCTGGTCCGAGTCCGACCTGGCCCTGCTCACCTGGGGCAACGTCCAACGCGTCCTGCGCAGCGCGGACTTCGCGGCCCGCGCCGCCCGCAGCCGCCGGGAGCCGTCCACGGCGAAGATCGCCGAGCTGGACGGGTAGCTCCCCGGGATGCGTAGCCCCCCGCCCCGGCACCGGGGCGGAAGCCTCAGTAGCCGATGCCTCAGGAGGCGCAGAGGCAGAACGGGTGGCCGGCCGGGTCCGCGTACACCCGCCATGTGCGCTTCTGGTCCTCCGCGTCGAGGACCTTCGCCCCCAGCGCCAGGACCTCCTTCTCCGCCGCGTCCAGGTTCTCGACCGTGAGGTCCAGATGGAACTGCTGCGAGCCGTCCTGTGACGGCCACCTCGGCGGTACGTGACCGGGGGCGGACTGGAAAGCGAGCTCCTGTCCGTCGGGCAGCCGCAGGACGACCCAGTCGGCTGCACCCTCGGTCTCGACGGTGCTGCCGCCCGGCTCCTCGGCGTAGAGCGTGACCTTGCCGCCCAGCACCTCGGCGTAGAACGCGGCGAGCGCGCGGGGGTCGGGACAGTCCAGAACGACGGAGCCCAGTGTGGCGAGTGCCATGACTTCCTCCTGTGGTGTCCATGCAGTCCATGCCATGGATGCAGTCCGTGCGGTCCATGCATCGCTTGTTACCGGCAAGGCGAGTCAGCCGGTAACGGTTACTCCATGCTCCCCCATAAGGGGTAACGTCGCAACCATGAATGACCGCGCGCCCGCACCAGGCGGACTGGCCCTGATCCAGTCCCTGGTGAACACCCTCGACATCGAGTCGGGCCGCGATGCCCTGGACACGGCCGAGGGGCGCGCGCGGCTGGACCTGACGGAGGCCGACGTGGAGGCCGCGCGGGAACTGCGCGAGTCGCTGCGCGTCGTCTGCCTCGCGCACGCGGGCCATCCGGCACACCGGGAGGTACGCCCCCTCGACGAGCTGCTCGCGTCTGCCCCGCTCGTCCTCACGGTTACGGAGGCGGACGGCTCGGCGGCCCTCCGGCCCGTGGACCCGGCCTCCCTCGCCTCCCGCGTGGCGGCGGCCGTCGCCGAGTCCCTCACGACCGGCACCTGGCTCCGCCTCAAGGCCTGCGAGGCGCCGGACTGCCACTGGGCGTACTACGACCGCAGTCCGGCGGGCCGTGGCCGCTGGTGCTCGATGGCGGTCTGCGGGGCACGGGCGAAGATGCGCCGCTATCGCGCGAAGTAGCCCGTGCCCGTGCCCGTGCCGGGCCCGGCCCCGGGGGCCGCCCGTGCTGGGCAGCCCCTCCCGTGACCACTACTGCTGCGGGACGTCCTGTTCCTCCCTCGCCGCCGCGCGCGACCCCACCAGGAGGAGGCACAGCACGGCCACGCCCGCCACCACTCCGGCCAGGACGAGCAGGCCGTCGAGGCCCCGGGCGGAGGCCGTCGGTTCGAGGGCCTGCGGGGTGACCGCGCCACCCGCCGCGGGATCCGCGGCAGCACTCGAAGTGGGCGGCGCGGAAGGTGACTTGGCGGAATCGGGCGACTTGCCGCGAGGTGCCGATGTGGTCGGCGCGACCGGAGCCTTGGTCACCCCGCCCTGCCCGTTCCCCGAGCCCGAGCCTGTCCCTTTCCCTGTCCCCGAGCCCGTCCCGGTTCCCGTTCCCGTTCCCGTCCCGGTTCCGGACTCGTCATGATCGGAACCCGCGTGCGAATGGGTCGGTGTCGCCGACGGCGCCGCCGCCCGGACCACGATCCGCGCCGTCATGTCCGGATGCACGGTGCAGTAGTACCCGTACGACCCGGCCGTCGTGAACGTGAAGCTCCAGCTCTGCCCCTTCTGCAGCATCGGCGAGTGGAGGGAGACCGGCCCGGAGGTGGTCTTCACGTCGTGCGGGGCCGTGTCCTGGTTGGTCCAGGTCACCGTGGAGCCCACCGGGACGGTGAGGGTCGCGGGGCTGAACGCGTACCCCTTCATCGCCACCCGGAAGGTGGCCGCCGACGCGGGCGGTCCGGGCACGGCCCACACCAGCAACAGCGGTACGAGCAGCGCCAGTACGGAGAGTGCGGCGGGCAGCGAGAGCTTCCGTCCCCGTCCCCGTCCCCGACGACCCCGCCACCCCGCCCTCACGCGAACTCCGCGGCGAGCAGCAGCCGCAGTCGGGTCGCCGGGCGCAGCCGCGGCAGCCGGAAGCCGGTGGCACGGCGGAGCAGCCGGTACGGGAGCCGGGCCGCGCCCACCACCAGCAACCGGCCCTCGGCGCACCTCACGACGCGCAGCCGCAGCAGCACGGGGAACGCGACTCCCCGTACGTCGAGGTCGGCGATGAGCTGCACGTGCCGCCCGTCGGCCAGGGGTTCCACGTGCTCGGAGACCAGCGAGGCCTTCATCGGGCGGGCGAAGTCGAAGCGGAACACGGGCCGTTCATCCAGGGACTGGGTCTCGGACTCGGTCTCAGTCTCGGATTCGGTCTCAGTCTCGGACTCGGGGACCGTGAGTGAGGCCCCCGTCAGGGTGACGCGGTGTCGCAGGGTCGCCAACGGCCCGTAGTACGCAGTGAGTTCGACGAAGGACCGGCCGGGTGCGACGGCGTACCGGCCGGGGGGAGGGGAGAGGGCGGGCAGGGTGACGGTCGTCATCCTGGTTCTCCTTCCGAGGAGAAACCGAGCGGGGATGGGAGAGGCGGGGGTGGGAGAGAATGAGCGCCGGACGCCGGGCCGGCCGACTGAGCCTCGGCCGGCCCGGCGTCCTCCTACGGCGGCGATGCCGCCGGTGTCAGCAGCTGCTGGTCAGATAGCCCGTCGTGGGTGCGAGCAGGTGCTCGGCCCAGACCGTGTGCATCTTCACGTAGCTGTCGACGTTGAGCAGATCGGTGACCTGCTGGCCGAGCGACTCCTCCAGATGCGCCGAGTTGACGTGCTGGAGCAGCACGCCGAGGGTGTCGTCGACGACCGTGCCGCCGCCTTCCGTGGCGGGCTTGAGGATGCTCTCGATCCATACGGTGTGCATCTTGATGTACGAGTCGAGGGCCAGCGCGTCCTGCACCTGCTCGCCCGGAGAACGCTCCAGGTGCGCGGCGTTGAGGTGCTGCAGGATCGGCAGCAGTACGTCCTGGACGCTGGCGCACTGCTCGTCGCCACCGCCCCCGCCGCCTGTGCTGCCTTCCGTGCTCCCACCCGTGCTGCCACCGCTGGTGCCGCCGGAGCTGCCTCCGGACGTGCCGCCGGTGTCACCCCCGCTCGTACTGCCCGAGCCGGAGCCCCCGGTCGAGCCTCCCGACGTACCGCCGGTGGAGCCGCCGGACGTACCGCCGGAGCTGCCCCCGGAGGTACCCCCTGTGCCGGACCCGCCGGTGGAACCTCCGGTGGACCCGCTGTCGTCCGCGACGACCTTCACGGACGCCACCATGTCCGGGTGCACCGCGCAGTAGTACTCGTACGTCCCCGCAGTGGTGAAGGTGTACGACCAGGAGTCGCCCTGCTGGAGGGTGCCCGAGTCGAACTTCTTCGGTCCCTTGGTGGTGGTGACGGTGTGCGGGGCCGTGTCGTGGTTGGTCCACTGGACGGTCTCGCCGACCTTGACGACCAGCTGCTTTCCGTCGCCGAACTTGTTGCCCATGATGGCGACCTGGTGGTCGGCCGCGGCGGCTGCCGCCGGCTTGACGTCGGCCGACTCGGCTGCGGGCGCCTGAGCCGCGCCCGCCGCCGAGTCCGTCGTCGACGCCGAACCGGCCGTCGCCTGCAACAGGCCCAGGCTCAGCACCGCCGCGAAGGCGGCGCCGAGTCCGGCGACGAGCAGGGCCCGGTTCCCGGCGGGCGCCCGGCGGCGCCGTTCGCCGGTGTCTTTTCTGCGCATCAACGCAACTCCCTTGTCTGTGAGGGGATTTCGGGGTTTGAGGAGGAAGTCAGCGACCCGGATCGGCCGTGACCAGCAGACTCGTCACGGCGAGCACGACGAGGACGAGCCCCGTCTCCGCCGCGACCGAGTAACCGAAGGGCCGCACGGTGGCGGCCTCGCCGCGCAGCAGCACGGCGAGTTCGAGACGCGTACGCACCCACTGCCGACTGCGCCACGCGGCGAACAGAACGAGGGCCAGCACACCGGTCTTGACCAGCAGCAACTGCCCGTACGAGGTGTGCAGCAGGGCGTCGTACGAGCCGACGACCTGCCAGGCCAGCACGAGCCCGGCGACGGCGATCGCGGCAACCGACGCGCCCGCGAGCTTCGAGTAGCGGGGCACGACCAGCGTCAGTTCGTCGGGGTCACGGCGCGGCAGCACCGCCACCGCGAGCATGACCAGACCGCCGATCCACAGACTCGCCCCGAGCAGATGCACCAGGTCGGCCAGCGCGCCCCAAGTCGGCTCCGTGCCCTCGGAGTTGTGGCCCGTCATGCCGGTCGTACGCAGCAGCCCGAGCGACACGGCGAGGGCACCCACCCGCCAGCCGGGCGAGCGTGCTGTACGCCCACCGCCCTGCAACAGCGCGCTCAGCACCACGGCGGCGAGTACCCAGAGCAGCCCGCGGGCGGCGAGCGCGATGCCCGGCTCGGTGGTGAGCACGTTCGCGTACACCGACGCCGAGAGCGCGTCACGGAGGCTGCCCAACTCGGCGTACGCGCCCTGCAGTCCGAGCGCCGCGACCGTCGAGAGCAGCCCGGCGCCCCAGGCCAGGGCGAGCATCGTCCGCGCCCGCGGCTCACCCGCCCCACGGGGCCAGAGCAGCGCGACGAACGCGATGCCGCCGATGAACAGGGCCAGCGAGAGATAACCGGCCCAGCGAGCGGCGACGAGGCCGCGCCGCACCGAGGGGGAGAGCGCGGGGGCGGCCTCGTCGCCGCGGTCCTGGGCGGCGGCGGCCGTCGCGTCCGTATCGCCACCGCCACCGATACCGCCACCGATACCGATACCGATACCGATACCGATACCGAACGTGAGCCGGCCGGAGGAGGCGTGCCCGTCCTCCTCGTCGATGACGGACCAGGTGAGGGCGAGTTCGCCGGTCCGAGGAGGTACGCCGCTGAGCGCGGCCCGCACGGTGTCGCCGCCCGCGCCCGGGGCGCGGGAGACGGGGAGCCGGTCGCCGTCGGGCGTCATGACGCGTACGTCGGACAGCTCGACGGGCTCGTCAAAGGTGAGCGTGACGTGCGCGGGCGCCTTGCCCAGTTCCGCGCCGTCCTTGGGAGTTGAGCGGACCAGCTCGGTGTGCGCGGAGGCGGGGGTCGCACCGACGAGGACGTAGAGGCCGTACAGGAGAACGGTGAGGAGGACGAGGAGGGGAGCGAGGCGGCGACGTCGTGTTGTCACGGGGTGGCCCCCGCGGCGTCCGGGGTGTCCGAAGCATCCGGGGCGGAGAGGAGGTTCGGCGTGGCGATTCCGACGCAGAGGGAGGGGGCCGGCTCGGGTGTCGGTTCCGTGCCGCCCAGGAGACCGAGGGCCTGGCCCGTGAGCCCGGAGATCCCGGTGAGCAGGGGGCGTACGAGGCGTACGTCGCCGTCGTCGCAGGAGCCGTCGCCCGAGGGCTCCTCACCCGTGGAGCCGGAGGGGGAAGGGGCGGGAGTGGGCGTGGAGGGTGTGGTTCCGTCCCCGCCGTGGCCATCGTGGCCCCCGCCTCCGGACCCCCCGCTCCCGCTCCCGGTCCCGGTCCCGGTTCCGTGCCCGGCGTGGCCGCCGTCCCCGATCGGTACGAC from Streptomyces sp. NBC_00878 harbors:
- a CDS encoding dipeptidase, translating into MADLQDELHETAEVGELDHPAVEGEFERRKAADVDADAKPDAEPDADGDDDPLVRAHALLAAHPVADGYSGLPWALRHLPWYDLELGESTVDTDVPRLREGHVGALFWSLHLSEGLVGERAVGATLEQFDLAKSVVEAHPEGLRMAHSAAQITDARNYGRVAVVLGPAAAAALDDSLGILRALHTLGLRVLTLSGVSWAGENGLTRFGEEVVREVNRIGVLIDLSGASDATVRRALGISKTPVVCTRSAARALRPHPANLPDDVLVELGATKGLCLVPLTAEQTGPSIRDVADHLDHVRALAGPECVGLSGTYDSGAAHPQDLSDASGYPRLVAELLVRGWSESDLALLTWGNVQRVLRSADFAARAARSRREPSTAKIAELDG
- a CDS encoding CGNR zinc finger domain-containing protein, translating into MNDRAPAPGGLALIQSLVNTLDIESGRDALDTAEGRARLDLTEADVEAARELRESLRVVCLAHAGHPAHREVRPLDELLASAPLVLTVTEADGSAALRPVDPASLASRVAAAVAESLTTGTWLRLKACEAPDCHWAYYDRSPAGRGRWCSMAVCGARAKMRRYRAK
- a CDS encoding YciI family protein; amino-acid sequence: MPRYLSMIRIDEQNAPAEGPSDALMERMGELIEEMTKAGVLLDTSGLKPTAEGTRVRWEGGEMSVTDGPFTEAKEVVGGYAMLQAKDMAEAVEWTKRFLQIHEAHWTVTCEVREIVEG
- a CDS encoding copper resistance CopC/CopD family protein, encoding MTTRRRRLAPLLVLLTVLLYGLYVLVGATPASAHTELVRSTPKDGAELGKAPAHVTLTFDEPVELSDVRVMTPDGDRLPVSRAPGAGGDTVRAALSGVPPRTGELALTWSVIDEEDGHASSGRLTFGIGIGIGIGIGGGIGGGGDTDATAAAAQDRGDEAAPALSPSVRRGLVAARWAGYLSLALFIGGIAFVALLWPRGAGEPRARTMLALAWGAGLLSTVAALGLQGAYAELGSLRDALSASVYANVLTTEPGIALAARGLLWVLAAVVLSALLQGGGRTARSPGWRVGALAVSLGLLRTTGMTGHNSEGTEPTWGALADLVHLLGASLWIGGLVMLAVAVLPRRDPDELTLVVPRYSKLAGASVAAIAVAGLVLAWQVVGSYDALLHTSYGQLLLVKTGVLALVLFAAWRSRQWVRTRLELAVLLRGEAATVRPFGYSVAAETGLVLVVLAVTSLLVTADPGR
- a CDS encoding cupredoxin family copper-binding protein codes for the protein MRAGWRGRRGRGRGRKLSLPAALSVLALLVPLLLVWAVPGPPASAATFRVAMKGYAFSPATLTVPVGSTVTWTNQDTAPHDVKTTSGPVSLHSPMLQKGQSWSFTFTTAGSYGYYCTVHPDMTARIVVRAAAPSATPTHSHAGSDHDESGTGTGTGTGTGTGSGTGKGTGSGSGNGQGGVTKAPVAPTTSAPRGKSPDSAKSPSAPPTSSAAADPAAGGAVTPQALEPTASARGLDGLLVLAGVVAGVAVLCLLLVGSRAAAREEQDVPQQ
- a CDS encoding VOC family protein, with amino-acid sequence MALATLGSVVLDCPDPRALAAFYAEVLGGKVTLYAEEPGGSTVETEGAADWVVLRLPDGQELAFQSAPGHVPPRWPSQDGSQQFHLDLTVENLDAAEKEVLALGAKVLDAEDQKRTWRVYADPAGHPFCLCAS
- a CDS encoding enolase C-terminal domain-like protein yields the protein MKIVDVTVTPIAFGDPPLLNSTGVHEPLVLRCVVQLHLEDGTVGLGECPGGRTETERLRAAADAVRGLDVFATGRARHAVHDALRAGTSPVETSRVEERDSAWSPLEVAMLDAQGKLTGRSVSDLLGGAVRDAVPYSGYLFYKWAEHPPLDGRPALADEWGAALDPDGLVDQARRMIDLYGFGSLKLKGGVFPPDQEIAAVRALAAAFPGLPLRIDPNAAWSVETSRRVARELTGVLEYLEDPTPGIAGMGEVARSADMPLATNMIVSNVEHVRPAVRHDAVQVLLLDHHLWGGLRRSRELAVLCEALGIGLSMHSNSHLGISLAAMTHLAATVPELTYACDTHYPWNAEHDVVKPGALRFAQGSVRVPTGPGLGVELDHEALDRLHRAYLESGRERRDDTAYMRRVDPAYDPGLPRW
- a CDS encoding cupredoxin family copper-binding protein, which encodes MRRKDTGERRRRAPAGNRALLVAGLGAAFAAVLSLGLLQATAGSASTTDSAAGAAQAPAAESADVKPAAAAAADHQVAIMGNKFGDGKQLVVKVGETVQWTNHDTAPHTVTTTKGPKKFDSGTLQQGDSWSYTFTTAGTYEYYCAVHPDMVASVKVVADDSGSTGGSTGGSGTGGTSGGSSGGTSGGSTGGTSGGSTGGSGSGSTSGGDTGGTSGGSSGGTSGGSTGGSTEGSTGGGGGGDEQCASVQDVLLPILQHLNAAHLERSPGEQVQDALALDSYIKMHTVWIESILKPATEGGGTVVDDTLGVLLQHVNSAHLEESLGQQVTDLLNVDSYVKMHTVWAEHLLAPTTGYLTSSC
- a CDS encoding RNA polymerase sigma factor gives rise to the protein MTPEPSEPSADAPARAIETVFRIESPRIIAGVARIVRDVGIAEELAQDALVAALEQWPREGVPDNPGAWLMATAKHRAIDLVRRRERYARKLAEMGRNLEAAAPHGHVDEPADPDDIDDDLLRLVFTACHPVLSAEARIGLTLRLLGGLTTVEIARAYLVPEATVAQRIVRAKRTLAAKSVAFEVPYGPEREARLGSVLEVIYLIFNEGYAATAGDDLLRPALCEDALRLARVLAELMPKEPEVHGLVALLEIQASRSAARTGPSGEPVLLKDQQRSRWNRLLIRRGFAALARAETVSTGAMSTGGVPGPYVLQAAIAACHAHAHTYEETDWARIATLYGLLAARAPSPVVELNRAVAVSMADGPEAGLAIVDALAAEPALRGYHLLPSVRGDLLERVGRVEEAREEFERAASLTRNERERGLLLERARSAH